In Pseudomonas glycinae, the DNA window CGGTCCGACCGCCAACACCGTTGCGCTGATGCAGCGCGGCGATGCGTCCGGCGAAGTACAGACCGAGGCCGGTGCTGCCACTGCTGTGGTTGATGCCCTGCACGTAATCGGACTGACGTTCGAGCATTTCGGCCGGGTAACCGTCGCCGTCATCGTTGATGCTCAGCACCAATTGCCCGGCTTCGTCGCTGACGGTGATCAGCAGCGATTCGCGGGCGTAGCGGATCGCGTTGTTGATGCAATTGCCCAGCACCGAGGCGATCAGTTCGCGATCGAAGAAGCCCAGGGGACTGAGCGGATCGACTTCGTAAGTGGCGATGATTCCACGGCTGGCGAACACGTCCTGATGCGCCGCCAGTTGTGCCTCGATGAAGTCGTCCAGCTCGTGATAAGCCGGCTGCAACGGCATCTGATTGACCCCAAGCTTGTACAGCCCTAGCAGCTGCACCAGCATGCCGTTGAGATGGGCGAACTCGAAGTCGATCACGCCCTGCTCCGGCCCTTGGCGCTGGGCCTCGGGCAGGCGCGCCAGCCATTGGCTGTGGGCCTGCATCAGCATCGCCAGAGAGTTCTTCATGTCGTGCACGGTGGAGGCGATCACCGTGGAAAAATCCAGTGCCTGCTCGTCTTGGTTCATTCGCCAAACGCCTTGCTTTTCAGCTTCTGATAACGCGGATAACGCGCGTCGGTATCGGGCATCATGCCCACCAGTTTCAGGCAGGCCCGGCATTCTTCCAGCTCCGCCGACGGCACATTGGTGTCGGTGCCGTGCAGCAGCGACTGGGCCATGTTCAGCGCGATACTGATGTTTTTCGGTTGCATCTTCAGCGCCTTGCGGAATACCTCGCGGGCCTCCACCAGATTGCCGGTCTTGTACACGCGCACGCCCTGACGGTTGAGGTCGGCGGCAGCGTTGCTGGAGCTGAGGATAGTCGGGTCGTCGGTGAGCTTGGCGATGTCTTTCATCACCGTCGGGTCATCGCCGTAGATTTCCGCACAACTCTTGAGCATCGAGGTGCCCGCCTCGGCCTGGCCGAGCATCTGCAATTGCTTGGCCACCAGCAACGCCGCCTCGGGGCTCATGAACTGCTCCATGCCGTCGAGGCGCATCAGCGCTTGCTCGGTGAGTTTTTCGGCGGTTTCGGCATCGTTGAGCAACAGGCTCGTGGCCTTCATCAGACGCGCGCGAATCTGCAGGCCCGGATCGGTCGGGTTTTCCTTGGCCACGGCGCTGAGGGTGGTATTGATCTCCAGCCGCGTTCGGGTGTCGAGCCCGCGTTCGCTGCCTTTGCTGATCAGCGCGTGGGCCAGGCCGAGATTGCTTTCCGGATCCTTGAACCGCGATTGCGCGCCCTGATTCACCGCCTGGCGATA includes these proteins:
- a CDS encoding sensor histidine kinase, encoding MNQDEQALDFSTVIASTVHDMKNSLAMLMQAHSQWLARLPEAQRQGPEQGVIDFEFAHLNGMLVQLLGLYKLGVNQMPLQPAYHELDDFIEAQLAAHQDVFASRGIIATYEVDPLSPLGFFDRELIASVLGNCINNAIRYARESLLITVSDEAGQLVLSINDDGDGYPAEMLERQSDYVQGINHSSGSTGLGLYFAGRIAALHQRNGVGGRTEIRNGGPLGGGVFSIYLP